A genomic window from Prochlorococcus sp. RS04 includes:
- the mfd gene encoding transcription-repair coupling factor, with product MSLNTLVDYISNSQITSELIKRISKNNELNIVGSSRYAKSIILESIAKKEGRNILLICPNVEIAYKWIGYFESINDKAVLYYPPTEHLPYSSINKSKEIEFSQLTVLSKLIKKEKNELNIVISTERSLQPHLINKNLLIENKLDLQKGIQIEIQELANKLTLLGYTKDNVTSTEGFWSRRGEIIDIYPVNNEFPIRLEFFDNVIEKIREYDPNTQKTLESINNIEIIQAGFDLLIKDKLNNLSKNNLFNSEDINKNNLDRYLGIIEEEPSNIIDYINRETILVIDELEDCKKFANNWYLDSESNFDNCTYELNENLKNNDINLEAKPNLHLMFDKILNSLGNFNLIKFYEFESKNNIDNRFLLNDKRLNSYSKNVGKLSNDINKNIKNNEKVWILSAQPLRTSTLLFEHECNVNFLNNPNDIDEAYKSINNSTPLILKNKNNYEIEGFYLPIWKVVLITDRELFSQQFLFNNVFIRRKKRSVNSNINVNKISPGDFIVHKNHGIGKFIKIEKINITGESRDYLVIQYQDGKISIAADQLGSVNRYRSSGKIKPKINKLGGTEWEKIKEKNKKQIKKVAVDILKLYAKREKLKGYIFPEDGPWQDELEESFPYQPTPDQITAVEEIKSDMESDKPMDRLVCGDVGFGKTEVAVRAIFKAITSGKQVILLAPTTILAQQHWRTISNRFSPYPIKVSLLNRFKTVNERKEIYAGLKNNKIDLVVATHQILGKEIEIKNLGLLVIDEEQRFGVRQKEKIKKIKTNIDVLTLSATPIPRTLYMSLSGLRQMSLLNTPPPSRRSIKTYLSEIDMDVIRTAINQELDRGGQIFYVLPRISDIDQAVNKLKNMFPSLKFIIAHGQMNETELENAMIAFNNGEVDLMICTTIIESGLDIPKVNTIIIEDSHKFGLSQLYQLRGRVGRSGVQAYAWLFYPNINKIKDAAKQRLKAIKDFSELGSGYQLAMKDMEIRGVGSLLGEEQSGKVNAIGYDLYIEMLHEAISEISGQEIPEVNDTQIDLPINAFIPATWILNREEKLEAYKSVTECSNNDELTELATDWVNRYGNLPKPVESLIMIMRLKLLAKKCGFNKIKLKKPNILIETKLKNSTFKILKNSLASSVQNKFNFIEGDQFSIITIRGLGATEIQNQIDQLMLWFDSFEREIKNFDKELIKTD from the coding sequence ATGAGTTTAAATACTTTAGTTGATTATATTTCGAACTCACAAATTACTTCTGAATTAATAAAAAGAATTTCAAAAAATAATGAATTAAATATTGTTGGTTCAAGTAGATATGCAAAATCAATAATATTAGAAAGTATCGCAAAAAAAGAGGGGAGAAATATATTATTAATTTGTCCTAATGTAGAAATTGCCTACAAATGGATTGGTTATTTTGAAAGTATAAATGACAAAGCAGTTTTATATTATCCTCCAACAGAACATCTACCATACTCATCAATTAATAAATCCAAAGAGATTGAATTTAGTCAGCTTACTGTTTTATCCAAATTAATAAAAAAAGAGAAAAATGAACTAAATATTGTTATATCAACTGAGAGATCACTACAACCTCATCTAATAAATAAAAACCTATTAATTGAAAACAAGTTAGATTTGCAAAAAGGGATTCAAATCGAGATTCAAGAATTAGCAAATAAACTTACTTTGCTGGGCTATACGAAGGATAATGTAACTTCCACTGAAGGATTTTGGAGTAGGAGAGGAGAAATAATAGATATTTATCCTGTCAATAATGAGTTTCCAATAAGATTAGAATTTTTTGATAATGTAATTGAGAAAATAAGAGAATATGATCCCAATACACAGAAAACATTAGAAAGTATAAATAATATTGAAATAATACAGGCTGGATTTGATTTGCTAATAAAAGATAAGTTAAATAATTTATCTAAGAACAATCTTTTTAATTCAGAAGATATAAATAAAAATAATCTTGATCGTTATTTAGGAATAATTGAAGAGGAACCCTCAAACATAATAGATTATATAAATAGGGAAACAATACTTGTAATTGATGAATTAGAAGATTGTAAAAAATTTGCAAATAATTGGTATCTAGATTCAGAAAGTAATTTTGATAATTGTACGTATGAATTAAATGAAAACCTTAAAAATAATGACATTAATTTAGAGGCCAAACCTAATTTGCATTTAATGTTTGACAAAATATTAAATTCACTAGGAAATTTTAATTTAATAAAATTTTATGAATTTGAATCTAAAAACAATATTGATAATAGATTTTTGTTAAACGATAAAAGATTAAATTCATACTCAAAAAATGTAGGGAAATTATCCAATGATATAAATAAAAATATAAAAAATAATGAAAAAGTATGGATATTATCAGCACAACCATTGAGAACAAGCACTTTACTTTTTGAGCACGAATGTAATGTAAACTTCTTAAACAATCCTAATGATATTGATGAAGCATATAAGTCAATTAATAATTCAACGCCTCTAATTTTAAAAAATAAGAACAATTACGAAATCGAGGGGTTTTATCTTCCGATATGGAAAGTTGTCCTGATAACAGATAGAGAATTATTTTCACAACAATTTCTTTTTAATAATGTATTCATAAGAAGAAAAAAAAGAAGTGTCAATTCAAATATAAATGTAAATAAAATTAGTCCCGGTGATTTTATAGTTCATAAAAATCATGGAATAGGAAAATTTATAAAAATAGAAAAAATAAATATAACGGGAGAGTCAAGAGATTATTTAGTCATTCAGTATCAAGATGGAAAGATAAGTATTGCCGCTGATCAACTTGGTAGTGTTAACAGATATAGATCAAGCGGAAAAATAAAGCCGAAAATAAATAAATTAGGAGGGACAGAATGGGAAAAAATAAAAGAAAAAAATAAAAAACAAATCAAAAAAGTTGCTGTCGATATTTTAAAACTTTATGCAAAGAGAGAAAAATTAAAGGGTTACATTTTCCCAGAAGATGGTCCTTGGCAAGATGAATTAGAGGAATCATTCCCTTATCAACCAACACCTGACCAAATTACTGCTGTAGAAGAAATAAAATCTGATATGGAAAGCGATAAGCCAATGGATAGGCTAGTTTGTGGAGATGTAGGATTTGGTAAAACAGAAGTAGCTGTTCGGGCTATTTTTAAGGCTATTACATCAGGCAAACAAGTAATACTACTAGCACCTACAACAATCCTAGCTCAGCAACATTGGAGAACAATAAGTAATAGATTTTCACCTTACCCAATAAAAGTATCATTACTCAATAGATTCAAAACTGTTAATGAAAGAAAGGAAATCTATGCAGGTTTGAAAAATAACAAAATTGATTTAGTTGTAGCAACGCACCAAATTTTAGGAAAAGAAATAGAAATTAAAAACTTAGGACTACTAGTTATTGATGAAGAACAAAGATTTGGAGTAAGGCAAAAGGAGAAAATAAAAAAAATCAAAACCAACATAGACGTTTTAACTCTCTCGGCAACTCCAATTCCAAGAACTCTTTATATGAGCTTATCTGGACTAAGACAAATGAGCTTATTAAACACTCCTCCACCATCAAGAAGATCAATAAAAACGTATTTATCTGAAATAGATATGGATGTTATAAGAACTGCAATTAATCAAGAACTTGATAGGGGAGGTCAAATTTTTTATGTTCTTCCAAGAATTTCTGATATAGATCAAGCTGTAAACAAATTAAAAAATATGTTTCCCAGCTTAAAATTTATTATTGCTCATGGGCAAATGAACGAAACAGAGCTTGAAAATGCAATGATTGCTTTTAATAATGGAGAAGTAGATCTAATGATATGCACAACGATAATTGAAAGTGGATTAGACATCCCTAAAGTAAATACAATCATTATTGAAGATTCTCACAAATTTGGCCTTTCACAACTTTATCAACTTAGAGGAAGAGTTGGTAGAAGCGGTGTACAAGCATATGCTTGGTTATTTTATCCAAATATAAATAAAATTAAAGACGCTGCAAAACAAAGATTGAAAGCGATAAAAGACTTTTCAGAACTAGGTAGTGGATACCAACTTGCAATGAAAGATATGGAAATAAGAGGTGTTGGTAGTTTACTAGGAGAAGAACAAAGTGGAAAGGTTAATGCTATTGGATATGATTTATATATAGAAATGCTCCATGAGGCTATTTCAGAAATCAGCGGGCAAGAAATACCTGAAGTTAACGACACTCAAATTGATCTACCAATAAATGCATTTATACCTGCAACATGGATATTAAACAGAGAAGAGAAGCTTGAAGCTTACAAATCTGTTACTGAATGTTCAAATAATGATGAATTAACTGAATTAGCTACAGACTGGGTTAATAGATATGGAAACTTACCCAAACCTGTTGAGTCCTTAATTATGATAATGAGACTAAAGTTACTAGCTAAAAAATGTGGTTTTAATAAGATAAAGCTCAAAAAGCCAAACATCTTGATAGAGACAAAATTAAAAAATTCTACTTTCAAAATTCTTAAAAATTCTTTGGCAAGTAGTGTTCAAAATAAATTTAATTTTATTGAAGGCGATCAATTTTCAATCATTACTATAAGGGGCTTAGGTGCAACTGAAATTCAAAATCAAATTGATCAACTAATGTTGTGGTTCGATTCTTTTGAAAGAGAAATAAAGAATTTCGATAAAGAACTTATTAAAACGGATTAA
- a CDS encoding DUF4335 domain-containing protein produces the protein MMQNKLSFHQSSVSLEIIGLPDYSNNENKDQISIISQWKLTIVDKPLIEGKIEHLWPIMDAFYIYSNLLIKNEIPIYESKLIDIKADNIHIHNIVLKSSKANVKPLVLKIGNSLLSDTINCFDQLNESPKVRIKKTDTLTKIPKKLKFGLNKKVKFFNFFIPPFFAICSLILFSSSFIYFYSPFENIEKKELTNPK, from the coding sequence ATGATGCAAAATAAATTGTCATTTCATCAATCTTCAGTAAGTCTCGAAATAATCGGATTGCCAGATTATTCCAATAATGAAAATAAAGATCAAATATCTATAATTTCTCAATGGAAATTAACTATAGTTGATAAACCACTTATTGAAGGCAAAATTGAACATTTATGGCCTATTATGGATGCTTTTTATATTTATTCAAATCTTTTAATCAAAAACGAAATTCCAATATATGAGTCAAAATTAATCGATATAAAAGCCGATAATATCCACATACATAATATTGTTCTCAAGAGTTCTAAAGCAAATGTAAAGCCTTTAGTTCTAAAGATTGGTAATTCATTGCTTTCAGATACCATAAATTGTTTTGATCAGTTAAATGAATCGCCAAAAGTAAGAATAAAAAAAACAGATACACTTACTAAAATTCCAAAAAAATTAAAATTTGGGTTAAATAAAAAAGTCAAATTTTTCAATTTCTTTATTCCACCATTTTTTGCAATTTGCTCTTTAATTCTATTCTCCTCTTCTTTTATTTATTTTTATAGTCCTTTTGAAAATATAGAAAAAAAAGAACTAACAAATCCTAAATAA
- the fmt gene encoding methionyl-tRNA formyltransferase, whose translation MRIIFWGTPEYSIASLDIFIKSKHEVIGVVSQPDKKRSRGNKLISSPVKSFAEQESIKIYTPAKIRDNIHFINELKSLSCDLFIVIAYGKILPKEILEIPKFGCWNAHASLLPRWRGAAPIQWSLIKGDEFTGVGIMKMDEGLDTGDLLLEDKIKIGNDDNLKTLSEKLSILSAKLFINATSLLEENIYKNTNSKLTKQTSLGREITYARMIEKSDFRVDWGNEAIEISQKIKGLYPRANTTFKGKNLKILKIKVLSSDEIKNEKYLFMSNYSRPGIILAVIENEGIIISTKTEPILLLEAKLEGKNISSKKQLIQQLKPSVGEYLSD comes from the coding sequence GTGAGAATAATATTCTGGGGAACACCTGAATATTCAATTGCGAGCCTTGATATTTTTATTAAATCTAAGCACGAGGTAATTGGAGTAGTTAGCCAACCCGATAAGAAAAGATCTAGGGGAAATAAATTAATATCCTCACCTGTTAAAAGCTTTGCCGAGCAAGAATCTATAAAAATTTATACTCCAGCAAAAATCAGGGACAATATACATTTTATAAATGAACTTAAATCGCTATCTTGTGATTTATTTATTGTTATAGCTTACGGGAAAATATTACCCAAAGAGATATTGGAAATCCCAAAATTTGGATGTTGGAACGCACATGCTTCATTGCTTCCAAGATGGCGTGGCGCAGCCCCGATCCAATGGTCACTAATAAAAGGCGATGAATTTACTGGTGTAGGAATTATGAAAATGGATGAGGGACTAGATACTGGCGACTTATTATTAGAAGACAAAATTAAAATTGGTAATGACGATAATTTAAAAACACTATCGGAAAAACTTAGTATTTTATCTGCAAAATTATTTATAAATGCCACATCACTTCTCGAAGAAAATATTTATAAAAATACTAATTCCAAATTAACAAAACAAACTTCCCTTGGAAGAGAAATTACTTATGCAAGAATGATTGAAAAATCAGACTTTAGAGTTGATTGGGGTAATGAGGCAATTGAAATTTCTCAAAAAATAAAAGGATTATACCCACGAGCAAATACAACTTTTAAAGGTAAGAACCTAAAAATACTTAAAATCAAAGTTTTGAGTAGTGATGAAATTAAAAATGAAAAATACCTTTTCATGAGCAATTATTCAAGACCAGGTATTATTCTTGCTGTAATAGAAAATGAAGGAATAATAATTTCAACTAAAACTGAACCGATTCTTTTGTTAGAAGCAAAACTTGAAGGCAAAAACATATCTAGCAAAAAGCAATTGATACAACAGCTAAAGCCATCAGTAGGTGAATATCTCTCAGATTAA
- a CDS encoding TldD/PmbA family protein, which produces MLSSQIKSNEIVFGSCNKDLLEEIIFYGIGLGADFVEIFIENTDNSSVLAEEDFITSVSPSFGRGAGIRIFKDKKDGFVSTNDLTKNGLMRSVSQAIEMLDITDNKKIEVFNGLDKHRDYSLSKKKWINEVPSIHEISEKLLVSTKSLKKNNKIITRKGSYSRNLQEVIIASSDGTYVSDIRLHQTVGLNVIASDAQYRSSGSRRFGSSGMPHEFRLWDNEKAANDVFESSMNMLYADYVDAGQMPVVLANKFGGVIFHEACGHLLETTQIERGTTPFENKLNEKIAHESVTAIDEGISEGSFGSLSVDDEGMEPEKSVLIKDGILKKFISDRAGELRTGHKRTGSGRRQNYSFAAASRMRNTYIAKGEHSKEDLINSISDGLYCKSMGGGSVGATGQFNFAVEEGYLIKNGKLTNPVKGATLIGEAKEVMPKISMCGNDLELAPGFCGSISGSVNVTVGQPHIKVDSITVGGR; this is translated from the coding sequence ATGCTTTCGTCACAAATCAAATCAAATGAAATCGTTTTTGGTAGTTGCAATAAAGATTTATTAGAAGAAATCATTTTCTACGGAATTGGACTTGGTGCTGATTTTGTAGAAATATTTATAGAGAATACAGACAACTCAAGCGTTCTAGCTGAAGAGGATTTCATTACAAGTGTAAGTCCATCATTTGGAAGAGGTGCTGGTATTAGAATCTTCAAAGATAAAAAGGATGGTTTTGTAAGTACAAATGATTTAACAAAGAATGGCTTGATGAGGTCGGTATCTCAGGCTATTGAGATGTTAGACATAACAGATAATAAAAAAATAGAAGTATTTAACGGTCTTGATAAACATAGGGACTATAGTTTATCTAAGAAAAAATGGATTAATGAAGTCCCATCTATACATGAGATAAGTGAAAAACTATTAGTCAGCACGAAGTCTCTAAAAAAAAATAATAAAATAATAACTAGAAAAGGAAGTTACTCTAGAAATCTACAGGAAGTAATTATAGCCTCCAGCGATGGAACCTATGTCTCAGATATTAGGTTGCATCAAACAGTTGGACTCAACGTGATTGCTAGTGATGCCCAATATAGATCTAGTGGAAGTAGAAGATTTGGATCGTCAGGAATGCCTCATGAATTCAGATTATGGGATAACGAAAAAGCAGCTAATGATGTATTTGAAAGCTCAATGAACATGTTGTACGCAGATTATGTCGATGCGGGACAAATGCCTGTTGTATTAGCTAATAAATTTGGTGGCGTTATATTCCACGAAGCCTGCGGTCATTTACTTGAAACGACTCAAATAGAGAGAGGAACAACCCCATTTGAGAACAAATTGAATGAAAAAATTGCACATGAATCTGTAACAGCAATAGACGAAGGAATTTCAGAAGGATCCTTTGGTTCATTATCAGTAGATGATGAAGGTATGGAACCCGAAAAATCAGTTCTTATAAAAGATGGAATTTTAAAAAAATTCATATCTGACAGGGCAGGTGAATTAAGAACTGGCCATAAAAGAACAGGAAGTGGAAGAAGACAAAATTATTCTTTTGCTGCAGCTTCACGAATGAGAAATACTTATATAGCTAAAGGTGAGCACTCAAAAGAGGATTTAATCAACAGTATTAGTGATGGTCTTTACTGCAAATCAATGGGTGGTGGCAGTGTAGGTGCTACAGGACAATTTAATTTTGCAGTAGAAGAAGGATATCTTATTAAAAATGGAAAATTAACTAATCCAGTAAAGGGAGCAACTTTGATTGGTGAGGCAAAAGAAGTTATGCCAAAAATATCAATGTGTGGAAATGACCTCGAATTAGCGCCTGGATTTTGTGGATCTATCAGTGGAAGTGTCAATGTAACTGTTGGCCAACCTCATATTAAGGTTGATTCAATCACTGTTGGAGGAAGATAG
- a CDS encoding TerC family protein — translation MDSAAINSFIPTLDQVDSWYEIFTLLPILIALELLLSADNAVALASLTKSLDSSELRSRALNIGITISLLFRIILIILSNILLKFILIRVFAGFYLIYLFFSNVFLNSDIENAENGTDNNKNNFRFLRVVALLSITDFAFSIDSITTAVAISDQYILIIFGAVIGVLALRFTSGIFLKLLDIFSRLETAGYVAILIVGIKLLLNTLIKESILPDYYFYFLILFAFIWGFSKKESKT, via the coding sequence ATGGATTCAGCCGCAATAAATTCTTTTATACCCACACTAGATCAGGTAGACAGTTGGTACGAAATCTTTACACTTTTACCAATATTAATTGCTCTAGAATTATTATTATCGGCAGATAATGCTGTAGCACTAGCTTCTCTTACTAAATCCCTCGATAGTTCAGAATTAAGGTCAAGAGCCTTAAATATTGGTATAACAATATCTTTATTATTTAGAATTATTCTAATCATATTATCTAATATTCTCCTAAAATTTATTCTCATTAGAGTTTTTGCTGGTTTTTATTTAATTTATTTATTCTTCTCTAATGTTTTTTTAAATTCAGATATAGAAAACGCTGAAAATGGGACAGATAATAATAAAAATAATTTTAGGTTCTTAAGGGTTGTAGCTCTTCTTTCAATTACTGATTTTGCTTTTTCCATAGATAGTATCACTACCGCAGTAGCTATCAGTGATCAATACATATTAATTATATTTGGAGCAGTGATTGGAGTATTAGCCTTAAGATTTACATCGGGGATTTTTCTGAAACTTCTTGATATATTTTCTAGATTAGAAACAGCCGGTTACGTAGCGATTTTAATAGTTGGGATTAAACTTTTACTAAATACGTTAATTAAAGAATCTATTCTTCCAGACTATTATTTTTATTTTTTGATTCTTTTTGCTTTCATTTGGGGATTCTCTAAAAAAGAATCTAAAACTTAA
- a CDS encoding TldD/PmbA family protein — translation MNSKEITIQISEAADSLNLKKWDYGASFSNDYSVQVDKGEAKQLKASEKQILTIRVWNESNLVGITTTSDISESGIKKALNQANIASDFGNKNEITEFSPLAKDPIEVKDSKKRNPVGIKKLLTLLREAEVKLLESHESIKSVPYNGLSESFYERVYANSDGAFRSYTKSQAALYLYARAEEKDKKPRSSGSVKLGYGVEDIDIESCIKDASNKTISHLNYSSIKTDKYLICFSPESFLTIINAFSSMFNARSILDGVSLSNKNSIGEKLSTEALNIYDDGLHEKNISSSPFDGEGTPTKRLCLINKGRLQNFIHSESTARIFKTIPTGHAGLGSKVSVSPDWIVVEKSEKNADLKTSLDHSTYEGEFVYIEELNAIHAGVRASQGSFSLPFDGWLYKNGKKISIESATVAGDIKYLLKNIVNIESNQEVTTSGISPHIWVDELSITGDA, via the coding sequence ATGAATTCAAAAGAAATTACTATTCAAATCTCTGAAGCTGCAGATTCTCTAAATCTTAAAAAGTGGGATTATGGTGCAAGCTTTTCTAATGATTATTCTGTACAAGTAGATAAAGGTGAGGCTAAACAACTTAAGGCATCAGAAAAGCAAATTTTAACTATAAGAGTTTGGAACGAATCTAATTTAGTTGGTATTACAACAACTAGTGATATCAGTGAATCTGGCATTAAAAAAGCTCTAAATCAAGCAAATATCGCATCAGATTTTGGTAACAAGAATGAAATAACAGAATTCTCACCACTAGCCAAAGATCCTATTGAAGTTAAGGACTCAAAAAAAAGAAATCCTGTTGGAATAAAAAAATTACTTACTCTTTTAAGAGAAGCGGAAGTAAAACTATTAGAAAGCCATGAATCCATAAAATCTGTTCCGTATAATGGTCTTTCTGAGAGTTTTTATGAGAGAGTTTATGCAAATAGTGATGGTGCCTTTCGGAGCTATACCAAAAGTCAAGCTGCACTTTATTTATATGCAAGAGCAGAAGAGAAAGATAAGAAACCTCGTAGCTCGGGTTCTGTAAAACTTGGATATGGAGTTGAAGATATAGACATAGAGTCGTGTATCAAAGACGCTTCTAATAAAACAATTTCTCATTTAAATTATTCATCTATCAAAACTGATAAATATTTAATATGTTTTTCACCAGAGTCTTTTTTAACGATCATAAATGCCTTTAGTTCAATGTTTAATGCTAGGAGCATTTTAGATGGAGTTAGCTTATCTAATAAAAATTCTATAGGAGAGAAACTTTCTACAGAAGCACTTAATATTTATGATGATGGACTTCACGAAAAAAATATTTCTTCATCACCATTTGATGGAGAGGGAACTCCTACCAAAAGACTATGTTTAATTAACAAAGGGAGACTTCAAAATTTTATACATTCTGAATCAACTGCAAGAATATTTAAAACAATCCCCACAGGACATGCTGGACTAGGATCAAAAGTCTCAGTATCTCCTGATTGGATAGTAGTTGAGAAATCAGAGAAAAACGCAGATCTAAAAACATCATTAGATCACTCAACTTATGAAGGGGAATTTGTTTATATTGAAGAATTAAATGCTATACATGCAGGTGTCAGGGCAAGTCAAGGTTCATTCTCTCTTCCATTTGATGGATGGCTCTATAAAAATGGTAAAAAAATCTCAATAGAATCTGCTACTGTTGCGGGCGATATCAAATATCTTTTGAAGAATATAGTAAATATTGAATCAAACCAAGAAGTAACAACAAGTGGAATTTCTCCACATATATGGGTAGATGAATTATCAATAACTGGTGACGCGTGA
- a CDS encoding DUF2949 domain-containing protein: MNNYLSREMIIYLFNVLGLDESTIELGIKLSIKNNTPLPILLWSYGMLTIEELDKLYSFLFQKMD; encoded by the coding sequence ATGAATAATTATTTATCTAGAGAAATGATAATTTATTTATTTAATGTATTAGGTTTAGATGAATCTACTATTGAACTTGGTATAAAATTATCTATAAAAAATAACACTCCATTACCAATATTATTATGGAGTTATGGAATGCTAACTATTGAAGAACTAGATAAGTTATATTCATTTTTATTTCAAAAAATGGATTAA
- a CDS encoding DUF3038 domain-containing protein, with the protein MEKLDLLLIILETIDLNGIQSLYALSDRLDLNDVLPNKITIWKLRNNNPLRKSYVNNNIKVNEFDALIKITVEMSKYLYPYIREILKSKEDIKENSIIWNDFNKRFIELIKERFNVDSMRVKKLLNQAENGEIIIKSLLILSFCISNQGYQKLKNFLYDF; encoded by the coding sequence ATAGAGAAGCTTGATTTATTATTAATAATCCTAGAAACTATTGATTTAAATGGTATTCAATCCCTTTACGCTTTATCAGATAGACTTGATTTAAATGATGTTCTACCAAATAAAATTACTATTTGGAAATTAAGGAATAATAATCCATTGAGAAAATCCTATGTCAACAACAATATTAAAGTAAACGAATTCGATGCCTTAATTAAAATCACCGTTGAAATGTCTAAATATTTATATCCTTATATCAGAGAGATACTGAAATCTAAAGAAGATATTAAAGAGAATTCAATTATTTGGAATGATTTTAATAAGAGATTTATTGAGTTGATTAAAGAGAGATTTAATGTAGATAGTATGAGAGTGAAAAAGCTTTTAAATCAAGCTGAAAATGGTGAGATTATAATAAAATCTTTGCTTATTTTATCTTTTTGTATTTCAAATCAGGGTTATCAAAAGTTGAAGAATTTTTTATACGATTTTTAA
- a CDS encoding FAD-dependent monooxygenase, whose protein sequence is MKNKLNFKIVGSGPTGLLLSIALSKFECNIFLTDLLTKDRLIDKDKTYAITHSTRKILSKFRLWEKLEPFLFGFDTLSISDSVTSAFTNLSTSDLDDDISSAENIGWVVKHSDLMNVFFQEIDNYENIFFITPQRLLRKKILFDYQFFSTGANSLDKKFIDFVDIKKSYSQSCLTFKVSLRGHCEKRAYEIFRKEGPLALLPLEKKLYQVIWTSSTSKAIERLNSDKNFLMDNLSTILPNEFKLDQIIGEFNIFPVSLSLNLPVLNFKKLVFVGDAFHTFHPVGGQGLNTCWRDVNTIYDLFNKNTAITKLQLRLFKFKYFSSRILDIIVTIFITDSLISLFANRNVFLFPIRKFSFLLLNKFFFTRKLVLNQMTKSLFYSSIK, encoded by the coding sequence ATGAAAAATAAATTGAATTTTAAAATTGTTGGATCAGGGCCCACAGGTTTATTACTTTCAATTGCACTTTCAAAATTTGAATGCAATATTTTTTTAACTGATTTATTAACAAAAGATAGATTAATTGATAAAGATAAAACTTATGCAATTACTCACTCAACAAGAAAAATCTTATCTAAATTCAGACTTTGGGAAAAATTAGAACCATTTTTATTTGGCTTTGACACCCTTTCAATTTCAGATAGCGTAACTTCTGCTTTCACCAATTTATCAACTTCTGACTTAGATGATGATATAAGTTCTGCCGAAAATATTGGCTGGGTAGTTAAACATTCGGATCTCATGAACGTATTTTTTCAAGAGATTGACAATTATGAAAATATTTTTTTTATAACACCACAGAGATTGTTACGTAAAAAAATATTATTTGACTATCAATTCTTTTCAACAGGAGCAAACTCACTTGATAAAAAATTCATAGATTTTGTTGATATAAAAAAATCCTATAGTCAGTCTTGTTTAACTTTTAAAGTTTCTCTTAGAGGTCATTGTGAAAAACGAGCTTATGAAATTTTTAGAAAAGAAGGCCCACTTGCATTATTACCTTTAGAAAAAAAATTATATCAAGTAATATGGACTTCCAGTACATCAAAGGCAATTGAAAGGTTGAATTCTGACAAGAATTTTTTAATGGATAATTTATCAACAATCTTGCCTAATGAATTTAAGTTGGATCAAATAATTGGCGAATTTAATATTTTTCCTGTTTCATTATCCTTAAATTTACCAGTTTTAAATTTTAAAAAATTAGTTTTTGTAGGAGATGCATTTCATACATTTCATCCTGTTGGTGGTCAGGGTCTAAATACTTGCTGGAGAGATGTTAATACTATTTATGATCTTTTTAATAAAAATACTGCTATTACTAAATTGCAATTGAGATTATTTAAATTTAAGTATTTTTCAAGCAGAATTTTAGATATTATTGTCACTATTTTTATAACTGACTCGTTGATATCACTTTTTGCTAATCGAAACGTTTTTTTATTTCCAATAAGGAAATTTTCATTTTTACTTTTAAATAAATTTTTTTTTACAAGAAAATTAGTCCTTAATCAAATGACTAAATCTCTCTTTTACTCAAGTATTAAATAG